One part of the Odontesthes bonariensis isolate fOdoBon6 chromosome 15, fOdoBon6.hap1, whole genome shotgun sequence genome encodes these proteins:
- the lrrc41 gene encoding uncharacterized protein lrrc41 isoform X2: protein MFVTAERRDSAVSSLKELSLRAVSRHSTALRPEAVLDLPAVLIKDLLPHLTVCQLDEVQPALNQRGISTHSGWIGFLQDMHSPKHAIDFHTEDEAKHEVMRILFPQVFYGFRNNYVCRNLTHLNTSSFLWAAAKCIEYFSLITSSHRTLQSLTAEQRPLLKLLEMRIKSVGVSDSIDLSKKKTQTALYILHRLLDHGVATKLVLHHVTCPIMLAWLLHGRGSQYVNLELKKLMHSSCMLQTTSAHTDGASSCPDLEIRSSDDQDDQVSPCKRSKLDSVFMTEVESGKANFTVDPQALCQTFAPCEVPSAGVCSWGQIHSLEIRRCGSDSLQVLNSALPTFFCLRSLTLHSISTFRESDVLCLAAALKQLSDTSRSFITDLNISVLPTTKLMEKLLDASPSLTSLHVEIQTVVWESHNMLHHPWTAESHIPVLPLQKLEVKVAELQTDLCFLTCVLKRCPHLTSLHLAGLRLPTGSSQSQLLTTLSESNHCLRILILECMKLSDCLPEILDLLKACRLEELRFSDCRLLESCSDKEESLLQLVAALKKVPSLHTLSLAQNRLAPTSFSLPRC, encoded by the exons ATCTTCCAGCGGTGCTCATTAAGGACCTTCTTCCACATCTGACGGTATGCCAGCTGGATGAAGTCCAGCCTGCCCTGAATCAGAGAG GTATATCCACCCACTCTGGGTGGATTGGATTCCTTCAGGACATGCATAGCCCTAAACAT GCAATCGACTTTCACACTGAAGATGAGGCCAAACACGAAGTTATGAGAATACTTTTTCCACAAGTATTCTATGGCTTCAGGAACAACTACGTTTGTAGAAATCTCACTCATTTAAACACTTCATCTTTCCTGTGGGCTGCAGCCAAATGTATTGAATATTTTTCACTCATTACGAGCTCCCATAGGACCCTTCAAAGTTTAACTGCTGAGCAGAGGCCTCTGCTGAAGCTTTTAGAGATGCGTATAAAGAGTGTCGGAGTATCTGATTCCATTGATCTATCAAAGAAGAAGACACAGACTGCGTTGTACATCCTCCATCGCCTGCTGGACCATGGCGTTGCTACAAAACTTGTTCTGCATCATGTGACATGTCCCATCATGCTGGCCTGGCTCCTACATGGAAGGGGATCACAGTATGTAAACTTGGAACTGAAGAAACTCATGCACAGCAGTTGTATGTTACAAACCACCTCAGCCCATACAGACGGGGCCAGTTCCTGCCCAGATCTTGAGATCAGAAGTTCAGATGACCAAGATGATCAAGTCTCTCCGTGCAAACGCTCGAAGTTAGACTCCGTGTTCATGACGGAGGTGGAGTCTGGAAAAGCAAACTTTACTGTGGACCCACAGGCTCTCTGTCAAACCTTTGCACCATGTGAGGTGCCTTCAGCAGGTGTTTGTTCATGGGGACAGATCCATTCTCTGGAGATTCGGCGGTGTGGATCTGATTCCCTTCAGGTCCTGAATTCTGCCCTGCCCACATTTTTCTGCCTTCGCTCGCTAACTCTTCACAGCATTT CAACATTTAGGGAGTCTGATGTGTTGTGCCTGGCCGCAGCTCTGAAGCAGCTTTCTGACACTTCTCGCAGCTTCATCACTGATCTCAACATCAGTGTTCTGCCCACCACCAAGCTTATGGAGAAACTGCTGGATGCAAGCCCCAGTCTGACATCCCTGCATGTGGAGATCCAGACTGTTGTATGGGAATCACACAACATGCTGCATCATCCCTGGACTGCTGAGTCCCACATACCAG tacTTCCTCTACAGAAGCTTGAGGTCAAAGTGGCTGAGCTCCAAACAGATCTGTGCTTTTTGACTTGTGTGCTGAAACGCTGCCCACATCTCACCTCACTTCATCTAGCTGGGCTGAGGTTACCCACCGGCTCCTCACAAAGCCAACTCCTCACCACTCTCTCAG AGTCAAACCACTGTTTGCGGATTCTCATCTTGGAGTGCATGAAACTGTCTGATTGTCTGCCAGAGATcctagatctactgaaagcctGCAGATTGGAGG AGCTTCGATTTAGTGACTGTCGTCTTCTTGAGAGTTGTTCTGACAAAGAAGaaagtctgctgcagctggtagcTGCCCTGAAGAAGGTGCCTTCACTCCACACACTAAGTTTGGCACAGAATCGACTTG